One window from the genome of Gimesia aquarii encodes:
- a CDS encoding protein kinase domain-containing protein — protein sequence MIFFNKKSAKKKLSAQLVDLRLVSQQDIDSCLQELQDKSTDDDKLIRLLERKNLITSFQAGRLKSNELEGLVLGDNKLMYQNASGSFARVYRASSLTNGSMVGVKVLRQRWAQDPETVKMFHREAEVCKQFQHKNIVPIYDVGVQDNIHYFTMEFVEGGNLRDFITIRKKLSPQEAINYTIDICEGLEYANRLGYTHRDMKPTNVLMSIQGVAKLIDFGLAGEEDASGAANEAHQRAVEYGTLEKSTGAPRNDPRSDLYFVGTIFYELLCGKPPFPRTKDVEERKKPSRYSQVPSITSLDPDLPISVVNVLEKLMAYQPQERFQSATEAIQELLEVRAQLDDPENKSDAQGASEAKVTAEQTLKISMAPPTILCVENRSKNQDVLRDYLTKHGYRVLILSDVDRALNRIKENAPDCVVFMEDAIGSGAVEAFHKAMELDLDLAAILILSEKNAKTKKKLRKTDRSRILVQPIKIRNLRAKIQKVLQHQLNDSAELTAY from the coding sequence ATGATTTTTTTTAATAAGAAGTCAGCAAAGAAAAAGTTGAGCGCACAGCTAGTCGACTTACGACTTGTTTCCCAACAAGATATCGATTCCTGTCTTCAGGAACTTCAGGATAAATCGACTGATGATGACAAGCTGATTCGATTATTGGAACGGAAAAATTTGATTACTTCGTTTCAAGCTGGTCGTTTAAAAAGTAATGAACTCGAGGGTCTGGTACTTGGCGATAACAAATTAATGTACCAGAATGCCTCTGGAAGTTTCGCACGCGTCTATCGCGCTTCTTCCCTGACCAATGGTAGCATGGTGGGCGTCAAAGTTCTAAGACAGCGCTGGGCTCAGGATCCTGAAACTGTCAAGATGTTTCATCGGGAAGCAGAAGTTTGTAAGCAGTTTCAGCATAAAAATATTGTTCCGATATACGATGTCGGAGTGCAGGACAATATTCATTATTTCACGATGGAATTTGTAGAAGGGGGAAATCTACGTGATTTCATCACGATCCGCAAAAAACTTTCTCCACAGGAAGCGATCAACTACACGATCGATATTTGTGAAGGTTTGGAATACGCGAATCGTCTCGGGTACACACACCGTGACATGAAACCCACAAATGTGTTGATGTCGATTCAGGGAGTCGCCAAACTGATTGACTTTGGATTGGCAGGGGAAGAGGATGCCAGTGGTGCTGCCAATGAAGCCCATCAGCGTGCTGTTGAATATGGAACATTAGAAAAATCAACCGGTGCCCCACGAAATGATCCGCGAAGCGATCTCTATTTCGTGGGAACCATTTTTTATGAACTTCTTTGTGGTAAACCTCCGTTTCCACGTACTAAAGATGTCGAAGAACGGAAAAAACCATCACGGTATTCCCAGGTTCCTTCCATTACATCCCTGGATCCAGATTTGCCAATTTCGGTAGTGAATGTATTAGAAAAGTTAATGGCCTATCAACCGCAAGAACGTTTCCAATCTGCCACTGAGGCAATTCAAGAGTTGCTTGAAGTGCGTGCTCAATTAGATGATCCTGAAAATAAAAGCGATGCACAAGGAGCTTCGGAAGCGAAAGTGACGGCAGAGCAAACATTAAAAATTTCTATGGCTCCTCCTACAATTTTGTGCGTTGAAAATCGATCCAAGAATCAAGACGTCTTGCGGGATTACCTTACAAAACATGGCTATCGTGTTTTGATTTTAAGTGACGTAGATCGTGCTTTGAACCGTATTAAAGAAAATGCTCCTGACTGTGTCGTCTTTATGGAAGATGCCATTGGCTCAGGGGCCGTAGAAGCATTTCATAAAGCGATGGAACTGGATCTCGATCTGGCTGCGATTCTCATTCTTTCCGAGAAGAATGCCAAAACTAAGAAAAAATTAAGAAAAACAGATCGTTCTCGTATTCTTGTTCAACCTATCAAAATTCGCAATTTACGAGCTAAGATTCAGAAAGTTTTGCAGCATCAGCTCAACGATTCTGCAGAACTAACCGCTTATTGA
- a CDS encoding AAA family ATPase yields the protein MANEKRDFDDFLEKLKRHHDVMVDELHKVIIGQDDVIEQIMAAIFTGGHCLLVGVPGLAKTLLVSTIAQILDCDFKRIQFTPDLMPSDITGTNVLEEEDSGRRSFRFVQGPVFTNILLADEINRTPPKTQAALLQSMQEREVTVGQETYDLPDPFFVIATQNPIEQEGTYPLPEAQLDRFMFNIKVEYPNLEEEEKILASTSISEKPEIRKVLTAKSIIYLQRQINMIEVGPMTINYVTRLVRATRPSDGSAPQFIKQMVDWGAGPRAGQYLISGGKAIAAMAGRASVSLNDIRRVAIPVLRHRISTNFQAQAEGLVTEDIIARLLEEIPEPNIPKYE from the coding sequence TTGGCTAACGAAAAACGCGACTTCGACGATTTTCTCGAAAAGTTAAAACGTCATCATGATGTGATGGTAGACGAACTTCATAAAGTCATCATCGGGCAAGATGATGTGATAGAACAAATTATGGCAGCCATCTTTACGGGTGGACATTGCCTCCTGGTAGGTGTTCCCGGACTAGCAAAGACATTATTGGTCAGCACGATTGCTCAGATACTTGACTGCGATTTCAAACGCATTCAGTTTACCCCTGACCTGATGCCCTCTGATATTACGGGAACCAATGTATTGGAAGAAGAGGATTCTGGACGGCGTTCATTTCGGTTCGTACAAGGCCCGGTGTTTACGAATATTCTGCTGGCAGATGAAATCAACAGAACCCCTCCGAAGACACAGGCTGCTCTGTTGCAATCTATGCAGGAACGAGAAGTCACCGTAGGCCAGGAGACCTACGATTTACCAGACCCTTTCTTTGTCATTGCCACTCAAAACCCCATTGAGCAGGAAGGAACCTATCCGCTACCCGAAGCACAACTGGACCGTTTTATGTTCAACATAAAGGTCGAGTACCCGAATCTGGAAGAAGAAGAAAAAATCCTGGCTTCAACCAGCATAAGTGAGAAACCGGAGATTCGCAAAGTATTGACGGCCAAATCGATCATCTACCTCCAAAGACAGATCAACATGATCGAAGTGGGTCCGATGACAATTAACTATGTGACGCGACTGGTACGTGCGACACGCCCCTCTGATGGCTCAGCGCCCCAATTTATTAAACAAATGGTCGACTGGGGAGCCGGTCCAAGAGCAGGACAATATTTGATTTCCGGTGGTAAAGCAATCGCTGCTATGGCGGGACGCGCCAGTGTTTCGCTCAATGACATCAGACGTGTCGCGATTCCTGTGCTCAGACATCGCATTTCAACCAACTTCCAGGCTCAAGCTGAAGGATTGGTAACAGAAGATATCATTGCACGTCTTCTGGAAGAAATCCCAGAGCCTAATATTCCTAAATATGAGTGA